The following DNA comes from Hordeum vulgare subsp. vulgare chromosome 3H, MorexV3_pseudomolecules_assembly, whole genome shotgun sequence.
attttaaaACAAAGGGTGTGTCTAAGGCACATGATGTGACATAGTTATTGCACATCTAAATAACGAAATCaagcataaaaagaaaaaaaatatccaCACAAATCTTTACATAAGATCAATGATATAAAATTTAGATGTGCAACATTTATGTCGCATTTAAATGTGCTTTAGCAAAACGATAaaacatactactccctccgttcctaaatataagtctttgtagagatttcactagtggactacatacggatgtatatagacatactttagagtatagattcaatcattttgcttcgtttGTAGACCCTTaataaaatcgcttaaaagacttatatttaggaacggagggagtagcattgaACCAACAATGGAAGATGGATCCACGGTATGTCGGTGCATTGATAAAATGTCAATGCACCAACTACAGTGTCTATTGACACTTGGGAGCAGCCACACCTTTCTCTTGAGAGAGGCGAGTGTGAAAGCGGGCAATACCGCCGCAGACTACCCCGCCGGCGGCGAACGGCTAGGCGGCCAGCCGGTGCAGTTACGATCGAGCACCCCGCCCCCGCGACTGCCATTAATACCCGTGTTCGATCCTCTCGACCGGCTCAACGGCCATGGTCGTCATCCGCCAGGCACTACGCACGTACGTGATCGATCAAGTATCACCAGTAACTGCATCTACCCCGATTCTACGGCGGCGTAGCATCCATACATAGAACGGCACACCTACGGTCAGCAGACTATCACGGCGACCCGATCCAACGACGTACAGTACGTAGGAATGAATCAGGCCTGCACCTCGGCCACGAACCGGGGATGGTCACTGAATCTGCCCCTGAATCTCTGTCGCCGCCCAATACCAGCGCCGCACGCAACTCGGGAGCAAGCTGCAACCACTTCGAGCAGAATCTGACACCAGCATTCTGTTACCGCCATTTAAACCTCCTCGTGTTTTTCCCGCCGCAAAGCAATCGATCTCTCTGCTTTACCAAGCTTCTCAGTGCTGCTCGATCGAGCTGACAAGCGACGATCCGACCTATAAATACGCCCCCTACCTTCTCCTCCACCCTCATCGATCTCACACTCCAAGCAAGCTAGCCACCAAGCAGTAGCAGCTTGGTGATCAGCAGTGCTGCGCAGTACCAAGGTACCTCGATACAACAACTCGATCGTGGTACTGAACTACACGATGGGGCTGCTTAGCAAGAAGCTTCTGGTGGCATCCATGGTGGCTGCCGTGCTGGCCGTGGCGGCCGTGGAGCTCTGCAGCGCCATCCCGATGGAGGACAAGGACCTGGAATCGGAGGAGGCGCTATGGGACCTCTACGAGCGGTGGCAGTCGGCGCACCGCGTGCGCCGACACCACGCCGAGAAGCACCGCCGCTTCGGCACCTTCAAGTCCAACGCCCACTTCATCCACTCCCACAACAAGCGCGGCGAGCACCCCTATCGCCTCCACCTCAACCGCTTCGGCGACATGGACCAGGCCGAGTTCCGCGCCACCTTCGTCGGCGACCTCCGCCGCGACACCCCGTCCAAGCCGCCGTCCGTCCCCGGATTCATGTACGCCGCCCTGAACGTGTCCGACCTGCCGCCGTCCGTGGACTGGCGGCAGAAGGGCGCCGTGACGGGCGTCAAGGACCAGGGCAAGTGCGGCAGCTGCTGGGCATTCTCCACGGTGGTGTCCGTGGAAGGCATCAACGCCATCCGCACGGGCAGCCTCGTGTCCCTCTCGGAGCAGGAGCTCATCGACTGCGACACGGCGGACAACGACGGGTGCCAGGGCGGGCTCATGGACAACGCCTTCGAGTACATCAAGAACAACGGCGGGCTAATCACCGAGGCCGCCTACCCGTACCGCGCCGCCAGGGGCACCTGCAACGTCGCGAGAGCGGCCCAGAACTCGCCCGTGGTGGTGCACATCgacgggcaccaggacgtgccggcCAACAGCGAGGAGGAC
Coding sequences within:
- the LOC123440647 gene encoding cysteine proteinase EP-B 2-like; protein product: MGLLSKKLLVASMVAAVLAVAAVELCSAIPMEDKDLESEEALWDLYERWQSAHRVRRHHAEKHRRFGTFKSNAHFIHSHNKRGEHPYRLHLNRFGDMDQAEFRATFVGDLRRDTPSKPPSVPGFMYAALNVSDLPPSVDWRQKGAVTGVKDQGKCGSCWAFSTVVSVEGINAIRTGSLVSLSEQELIDCDTADNDGCQGGLMDNAFEYIKNNGGLITEAAYPYRAARGTCNVARAAQNSPVVVHIDGHQDVPANSEEDLARAVANQPVSVAVEASGKAFMFYSEGVFTGECGTELDHGVAVVGYGVAEDGKAYWTVKNSWGPSWGEQGYIRVEKDSGASGGLCGIAMEASYPVKTYSKPTPMPRRALGAWESQ